In the genome of Vigna radiata var. radiata cultivar VC1973A unplaced genomic scaffold, Vradiata_ver6 scaffold_407, whole genome shotgun sequence, one region contains:
- the LOC106778355 gene encoding LEAF RUST 10 DISEASE-RESISTANCE LOCUS RECEPTOR-LIKE PROTEIN KINASE-like 2.2 yields the protein MGIWRGMVMFLLFLGQQVCATKEQEHATDCLASFCGKIANISRPFRLKGDPIHCGDRRYELNCENNVTVLNLYGKKYHVQAINYDNFTIRVVDPGVEEPSCSSLPRYLLSQSNFTDTYLVRSVDPYRATQFQFSEVIGFYEKSLFKHIIYLNCSHPVSENHRYVNTTPCVKWESKGYMYAFAGNLTAASLEVGCRIKLVSPTSWWGLDENEYSYTVMNTALRYGFEMSWLHSACDAHCGNSSYGECYMDSSILKLQCSLSCDILSLLLTDCGKATWLQRIANGAYYFVIYVGAGLVQTIKGNLRFQVYIWNFESVSRMIGGYGVPLFLLVRILFGLTLLIVLMIYKWRKRHLSMYENIENYLEHNNLMPIRYSYKEIKKMVKAFKEKLGEGGYGSVFKGKLSSGTCVAIKMMNKSKGNGHDFISEVATIGRIHHQNVVQLIGFCVEGSRRALVYEFMSNGSLDRIIFSKDRSIDFDYNKIYHISIGIARGIAYLHHGCEMQILHFDIKPHNILLDDNFIPKVSDFGLARLFPVDNSIDTMTAVGGTIGYMAPELFYKNIGRISHKSDVYSFGMLLMEMASRRKNLNSHAEHSSQIFFPSWVYENIREEKDIEMEDITEEEKKIAKKMIIVALWCIQLNPNDRPSMNKVVEMLEEEMENLEIPPNFSLYPYEASEYSKQTIGSEFISSSSCSTKISINPTIKNSS from the exons ATGGGGATATGGAGAGGGATGGTGATGTTCTTGCTTTTTCTAGGCCAACAAGTATGTGCTACGAAGGAGCAAGAGCATGCTACTGACTGTCTCGCTTCTTTCTGTGGGAAAATCGCAAACATAAGTCGCCCATTTCGATTGAAAGGTGACCCAATACATTGCGGCGACAGAAGGTACGAACTGAACTGTGAAAATAATGTTACGGTGTTAAATTTGTACGGGAAAAAATATCATGTGCAGGCAATCAACTACGATAATTTCACAATCCGAGTGGTTGATCCGGGAGTTGAAGAACCAAGTTGCTCCTCCCTTCCACGCTATTTACTGTCTCAATCCAATTTCACTGATACTTATCTTGTTCGCTCCGTGGATCCATACCGAGCCACTCAATTCCAATTCTCTGAAGTTATTGGTTTTTACGAGAAGAGTCTTTTCAAGCACATAATTTACTTGAATTGCAGCCATCCAGTGAGTGAGAATCATAGGTACGTGAATACTACTCCGTGTGTGAAGTGGGAGTCGAAGGGATATATGTATGCCTTCGCTGGTAACTTAACAGCAGCGAGCCTTGAAGTTGGTTGTCGTATAAAGCTGGTTTCTCCGACGTCTTGGTGGGGTTTGGACGAAAATGAATATTCCTACACTGTGATGAATACGGCGCTGCGTTATGGATTTGAGATGTCGTGGTTGCATTCCGCCTGTGATGCTCATTGTGGAAACTCATCTTATGGCGAGTGCTATATGGACTCTTCCATCCTCAAGCTTCAATGCTCGCTCTCCTGCGATATATTGTCATTACTGCTAACTGACTGTG ggAAAGCGACATGGTTACAGAGGATAGCTAATGGAGCAT attattttgtgatttatgTTGGGGCAG GACTGGTTCAAACTATAAAAGGAAATCTAAGATTTCAAGTATACATCTGGAACTTTGAATCAGTATCACGGATGATTGGAGGCTATGGTGTACCATTATTTTTGCTAGTCAGGATTTTGTTTGGGCTGACATTACTTATTGTGCTTATGATATACAAATGGCGGAAAAGGCATTTGTCAAtgtatgaaaatattgaaaattatctAGAACACAATAACTTGATGCCGATTAGATACTCATATAAGGAAATCAAGAAGATGGTTAAAGCTTTCAAAGAAAAATTGGGTGAAGGAGGTTATGGGTCAGTGTTCAAGGGAAAGCTATCTAGTGGAACTTGCGTGGcaataaaaatgatgaataaatCAAAAGGTAATGGACATGATTTTATTAGTGAAGTTGCAACAATTGGAAGAATTCATCATCAAAATGTGGTACAATTAATTGGATTTTGTGTCGAAGGTTCAAGACGTGCTCTTGTTTATGAATTCATGTCAAATGGATCTCTTGatagaattattttttcaaaagatagaAGTATAGATTTTGactataacaaaatatatcatatatcaatCGGGATAGCTCGTGGGATTGCTTATCTCCACCATGGATGTGAGATGCAAATTCTGCATTTTGATATAAAGCCTCACAATATTCTGCTTGATGATAATTTCATTCCAAAGGTCTCTGATTTTGGATTGGCTAGACTGTTTCCGGTAGATAATAGCATTGACACCATGACAGCAGTGGGAGGAACAATTGGATATATGGCTCCagaattgttttataaaaacattgGAAGAATATCCCATAAGTCTGATGTTTATAGTTTTGGGATGCTTTTGATGGAAATGGCAAGCAGAAGGAAGAACTTAAATTCCCATGCAGAGCATTCAAgtcaaattttctttccttcttgggTTTACGAAAACATAAGAGAAGAGAAGGATATAGAAATGGAAGATATCACAGAGGAGGAAAAGAAAATAGCAAAGAAGATGATAATAGTTGCACTTTGGTGTATACAATTGAATCCAAATGATCGTCCCTCCATGAACAAAGTGGTAGAAATGCTTGAAGAAGAGATGGAAAACTTGGAAATCCCtccaaatttttctttatatccaTATGAAGCTAGTGAATACTCCAAACAAACAATTGGTAGTGAATTTATTAGTTCTTCTAGTTGTTCTACGAAAATTTCAATAAATCCTACAATAAAGAATAGTAGTTGA